The Ficedula albicollis isolate OC2 chromosome 5, FicAlb1.5, whole genome shotgun sequence genome includes the window CTCAGAATCACTTCCTTCAGATGTCTTTAGTATCAAACCAGGACAAACACCAATAGCAGTTTGATTTTCCTCACAGGCAGCAAGCTACACACATCACAGACTCGCTCCTTGGCTCACAGCGGGGCAGGGCAGCGCGGCCAGCCCGACCATCAGCCCCGCACTGGCCGCGCCCTGCTCGCCCTcacaggtgagcagggcagcagccagccccaaaccctgcaccGACTCTTTCCTTGTCCTCACAGGTGAGAAGGAGtcagccccaaaccctgcaccGACTCCTTGCTTGTCCTCACAGGTGAGTAGGAGtcagccccaaaccctgcaccGACTCCTTGCTTGCCTCTCAATAgccagctccacacagctcttacttcttccctccttctctctgcaAGATTCATTCTGTCTTCTGCACGACCGGCTAATCCCAACCTGTCCCTTACCCGGCCgcctaaccctgtctgtcccttgcacCACCGaatgtcccttcctcctcacagcacagccagcacattCCATCTCCAACTCTAATTAACTGGTCACCAGCTAACCCATTCTAACACACATCGTCCTTGGACAGGCAAGGCTGTCTCCCCTCATTGGTAATCGGTAGAGCTGTGTTCCATGGGGAAAATTGCCTTGCACACAATTCTTACAAACCATCCTTCCACAGAAATTGTCTTCTAATTTTAGCAACTGCCTCTGAATGAGAAGTAGTTCCCTTGATTTTCACTGCTGTACATGCAAATGTACAAACTTGTCTTGGACTTTGGGAACTTTTATATCAAGGACCTGAGGATAGTGAACAGATTGTTCCTCAGAGAGAACTGTAGCTCTCTGATATGAACAGGCAGGGTAAGAGCTGGCATCTGGAAGCTGGCATTCAGGAAACTGATCACAAAGGGTGAGAGTGGCTTGGTTCTTAGCAAAAGTCTCCAGAAAACCCAAGTATTCTTCAACTTGAGGAAACATCCTTGGAGAATGTCAACATGAGTGATCCACACTGGGTGCCTTTTGGATGATGTCATCCTAGTTACTCTTTCTGAGCAAGTCTGACCTGTACCATATGTGGCGTGAAACTCAGTGAGAGTGTTAcctctgcctgccaggctgtgccaagtCCTATGTGCAGCTTCAAAGTATTTGCTTCAAAGTTTCTATGCACCGAAGTGTTCGGTGGAAAACTGTGCAAACACATCCAGCGATCTCCTTTGAATGCTTCAGCAAGtcagcacctctgcagcctGTCAGCACAGCCTTCCTCATCGGACTCATCCTGCTTTGGGACCACGTGTGTGAATTATGGATAGGAGCTTCTCCTCTTCTGTAGAGCTTTTTACATCCCTTGGGTACAGCTGTGTCCCGGCTTTGGGAAGGGGTTaccaaacaacaacagaaaaaacccaaacaacccaaGCGCCCGTGAACCAAagagagcagtgctgagcaggaagCCTTCAGCAGGTGTAAATGTGAGTGCTGGAAATGGTCTGGATTATTTCCATTTTAGCAAACTATGCACCCACAAAGATTTCACTAGGACTTGTATCTGcagttaataaaataaacactgttGCCACAAGAGCAGCAGTTCAGTGAAAGAAACCACCAACTATTACAGTTAATTAAGCATCAGCAAAGGAAGAATGTCCAACATTTAGGACTGCTGCCACATAGgattaaaaattaatccaaaaaGGAACAGCTTATTAATCCTTGTGCCATTAATTTTAATCCAATTTCAACATCTGGAGGTGAATGTTGTTACATGACAGTTACATGGGAAATGAAAAGTATTCTCGAGGTAAATCATGGCCAGCAACGTTCTTTCTCTGGGAGGAATAACTGCTGAGGAGAAACGTGAGAACCCTTTTAGGGCTTTAGAAAACCCATTTCCATGCACTTCATTTGCACACTGTTGGAAAAATTCTCCTTACAGCCTTTCCCCCCGGGTTTTTGTGATCAGGGTGGGAGACAAATCAGGCGATTGGGCGCGGTTTCGGGAATATCGCACGTGGAAGAAGCGCGGTGCCTAATGGCCTCTTGGTCGGCGCAACTCGTTACTGTACAGCCAcgcccccccctcccccccgtCTCCTGCACCACGGGCAGCGCCAGTGGCACGGCGGCGCCTTGGGAGCCGGGCGGGCGATGGAgctgctcccgctgctcctgcaggtgagTGCTTGTGGGGACTCTCGGCGGAGCTACCGTCTGCGGGCGCGGGCTCGCCCTCCGCGAGTGGcggctaaaaaaaaaaaaaaaaaaaccaaaaaaaaaaacaaaaacaaaaaaaaccaaccctgtGAGGAAGAGGCGGGGCGAGGTTTTCTCGGCCGAGTCGGTCACTGCGCCTGCCTGTCCGCGCCGTGTCCGGGCTCCGCGGATCAGCTCTGAATGGGCAGAGGCGCCATGCGAGCCGGGCGGgcgctggtgctgctgcaggtgagtgCCTGGTGGGACTCTGGCCAGGGCCACTGTCTGCGGCCACGGGCTCGCCCTCCGCATGCCCGCCGTGAGTGGCGgctctcgggggggggggggggggggggggggggcccgccgtGAGTGGCGGCTCTCGGCCGTGCTCAGCCATAACTTTTTCGAGGGGGAAAAAgtctttctgcagctctggtgtGACGGAGCCTTGCgcatttttctctcattttcttcttcgAGCGACTTTAGTCACTTTCCGGAGCTTTTTGTTCGTGTTTGATGTCCCTGGAAACCCGCGGCTGCCGCGAAAGCCGTGTCCTCAGGGATGGCAGCGTGTAGTGCATCGGCGTGGTCAGCGGCTCCTTGCTGCCTTCCGTTTATCCtctggggggaaagaaaaactaaagaaGGGTTACAATTCAGGTGTGAGTTCTTTAATGGTTTGGGTTAACTCTGTGACTTCCCATGAACTTCCGAAAGTGCTTCCAAGTATTTACAAGTTATTCTCCTCAAGATAGTTATCGTGTCCTGGGAGGATGAATCACTCAAGATGCCTCTTTGCCTGCTCTGTAGGTTGTGCTGCTGACCATGCCTGGAGCCCAAGCGAACTGTGGGCAGAATGAGTATCCCCACGGAGGTCTCTGCTGTGTGTTGTGTGAAGCAGGTAAGACTTTGAGCAGTGACAGCTGCTAGCTCTTGTTTCTTACATTGCATCCTGTGAAAGTGGAAGCCTGCTTGGAGCTGTGATGACTTCTTGGTGCTGTTTGAAGTGAGAGCTCCTTAATGGAAAAGGCGATGACTGGGAGAGATGCTTTAGAGCTCCTTAATCTGACAGGTGATGACTGGGAGAGATGCTTTGGCATCAAGCCAGGAAGCCTCTGCTTGTGATTGTTTAGAAAAATTTATGCGGTGTAGGGTTTCTGTTTGCACCTAGAATGGCACTAGActcattttcatatttctgtgtCTGTAAGCAAAACCTCAGTATCATTTTATTCTCCCCTCCATGCTCAATGTGTGCAGAGTTAACAAGTTGTGCACGAAGAAGAAATATCTCCTTAGTATCAGAAGCTTACTGGTGCATTTAGATGGGGTTCAGGCAAAGGAGAAAACAAGTTGATTGAAAGCAATTGTCCCTGGGCTTGCCCCATTCCTTCAGCAATGTTGCCATCCACATGGCTCCCTGCCTGAGCCACTGCAGTGACTGATCCTTGTCCCAGCTGAGGCCTTGCTGGACACCTCGTTTTGCACCTCTCCCTGTCTGAGCAGCAAATTCCCAATGTGCCTCCTTGGTGTCCTGTGCTGCTTGGGTCATGTGGCACACGGTTGATTTGCAAGGAAGGGTTGAACTCTTCCCAGAAATTTGTGGTTTAATATCCTGGTTCAGCCCTTTGTCTGTCAGAAGATCCCCTgagtttgctgctgcctgctttctTCTTCCACAGGTACTTTTGTTGCTGATCACTGCAGTGTTTCTCactggagaggaaaatgtggctcttgcaaggaaggaaaaagctttaCTGCCCATGCAAATGGCTTGGAGGGATGTGTGCCTTGCAGACAGTGCAATGAAGGTACCGAACCTGATGGAACTTGAACTGTTTCCCCTTCTTTAATGTGGAAAGCCAGGTCTTCATGGTGCATATTGAACTTAAAAGTAAATGGCATTATGGCCCCAGTATAATCTTTGCACTTGCTAACttctttttgattttcagaTCAGATAACCCTGAGACCCTGTACTGTGACACAGGATGCTGAATGCCAGTGCAAACACGGGTACTCCTGTGCTGATGAGGGCTGTGAGATATGTGAGAGAATCAGTCAAATGTAAGTTTGAGACTAAGTCATTATTGTCCTTTGAGGGAACATTAGACCTGTGGCCCAATCTGTGCCAATAGCTAACACATCTTCAGGCTGTAAATAACTGCCCTGAACCCAAAAGGCATTATTCATGCATTTAAGTGTTAGGTATCAAAACCTGTGATGTTGACACTTAGAaagacgggggggggggggggggggggggggggggggggggggggggggggggggggggggggggggggggggggggggggggggggggggggggggggggggggggggggggggggggggggggggggggggggggggggggggggggggggggggggggggggggggggggggggggggggggggggggggggggggggggggggggggggggggggggggggggggggggggggggggggggggggggggggggggggggggggggggggggggggggggggggggggggggggggggggggggggggggggggggggggggggggggggggggggggggggggggggggggggggggggggggggggggggggggggggggggggggggggggggggggggggggggggggggggggggggggggggggggggggggggggggggggggggggggggggggggggggggggggggggggggggggggggggggggggggggggggggggggggggggggggggggggggggggggggggggggggggggggggggggggggggggggggggggggggggggggggggggggggggggggggggggggggggggggggggggggggggggggggggggggggggggggggggggggggggggggggggggggggggggggggggggggggggggggggggggggggggggggggggggggggggggggggggggggggggggggggggggggggggggggggggggggggggggggggggggggggggggggggggggggggggggggggggggggggggggggggggggggggggggggggggggggggggggggggggggggggggggggggggggggggggggggggggggggggggggggggggggggggggggggggggggggggggggggggggggggggggggggggggggggggggggggggggggggggggggggggggggggggggggggggggggggggggggggggggggggggggggggggggggggggggggggggggggggggggggggggggggggggggggggggggggggggggggggggggggggggggggggggggggggggggggggggggggggggggggggggggggggggggggggggggggggggggggggggggggggggggggggggggggggggggggggggggggggggggggggggggggggggggggggggggggggggggggggggggggggggggggggggggggggggggggggggggggggggggggggggggggggggggggggggggggggggggggggggggggggggggggggggggggggggggggggggggggggggggggggggggggggggggggggggggggggggggggggggggggggggggggggggggggggggggggggggggggggggggggggggggggggggggggggggggggggtttttcctgtcctctttgcctgtggattttttttccccattgccaTGCTAAGAAGCACCGATGGCGAGATCCTTGAGACAGGGAGGGGGAACCTCCCTGCTTTCTTGGGACTTTCTCTGGGAGGTGGGAGGGGGACACCCTGAGATTGGAAGCAAGTAAAGCAGAGTGGGGGGCAGTTCTCTCTCCTGGCTTTGGAGGAGGACGGTCGCTGCCACCATCACCATCCCAACGCCggagctgcctctctgctcttgGACCCCGCTCCCCTGCCCTGCTAGGACACCCTCCCTCTTTCAGCTTGCTGTTTCTGAGcatcctgcctctcctccatcccttcccatcgGGGGCACAGCTGCTATCaccccagtgctcctgcagccacgTGGGGACCATGGTACCTGCCCATCAACCTCCTGCCCATCAGGAGCCGGCAGCGCTCACTGCCAGCTGTGATGGGAACTGCACCAAAGGGGCAAGTGCCTGTGGCCAAGAGGACTGGAACTGGACTACTGTTCTGTTTGTTGATAATTTCATAgttgttttatttatgaataaatatataaataacagAGGGCCCTGTCTTATGTATTTGCcttaatatatatatactagTAAAGACCTGTTATTCCTATCTCCATATCTTTGCTGAGAGcaccttaatttcaaaatgacaCTAGCTCAGAGGGAggggatttattttctctgtttccagGGAGAGCCCTGCTTTCCCTTGCACACACTtgtctttcaaaccagcacagatTTTGGCACCCAAAGGTGGGGCCTGAGATCATCCAGAGGAAAGGGTGGAAAAGGACTCACACTTCTTGAGTTTTAATTGCTTCTGTTAGGTGGCACCATGTGATCTAGTTTCCCCTGGTTCAGGTTGCATGTGGTCACAGCTGTATCTCTCCCATTTGCAGCCCCTTATCTAAACATGTGTCCTATAACTaaggctgctgtggctgttaTCTGGTTTATTTTGTGGTTTGATAAGGCATGGAACCTATGGTTTTTTAGCTTCCTCTGGAAGGCGGGTTCATGGATTCAGAGCTATTGCActctgtgtggttttggggttaCTTCAGTAATGGTACTTACTGTGAGGAAGTGACAGCAGGGGAAGGTTTCTCCCAACCCTTCACCCAGATTTTTAGGTGCACCCCACCAGTTTCCAAAGAATTCAAATCTTGTCTAAATGCTAATGATCTCATACAGTGCTGTTGTTGGTGATATGCCTGTTCTGTTTAGCATTCAGAGATGAGGGGGGATTGACTTGGATAACCACCCTGATACCTACCTCATGGAAACAGGGATGCTGCCACAAAGGctcacactgccctggggactagggatgctgccccacagcccacctCAGAAATGAACCACCCAGTCTGGGTGGAGGTTCTAGTGAAGGAGATACATGAGATGGGCCAGATGCTGAAGGAGTTCATCTGCCCAGCTGGTGAGAAACCCTCCCTGTGCCTTAAAGAGGGAGAGCCTGATGGTGCAGCAGTGGAACCCACAGACTTTGCATCTGTCCAGGTTCCAGCTAAACCGCAGGGGcactcacagccagcagcagttgcTCCTGTGGAAAGGAAGAAGTCTAAGATGAAATCAAAGCACATAGcgaataaggaaaagaaaggagggtTCTTGCAACCAGCAGGGGAGCCAGAGGTTGAGATCATCACCGAGTCCCTCTCGTAAGAAATTATCTGTAATCTGCAAAAAGAAATTGGATGACGGGGCTGTGAGGCTTTTACAACTTGGTTACTTTGGGTCTGAGACCTACGGGAACAGGCGTGCAACTGGATGGCACTGAGGGAAGGAATCTGGGACCCTTGACCCAGGCCTCAGGTGTGGATCAGGTATTCATGAGGGAGTAAGGTGCTCCTTTCCCTCTGGGAGAAGCTTTTAATGAGTGTAAGAGAGAGGTTTGTCCATAGAGAGAGCATGCAGGAGCACCACCATCGAATGTGCTGGAAAATCTGGAAGGGATCCAACAACTGTGAGAAGTAGCAGTATTGGAGATATGCTTTGAGAGGGGTGGACAGTATAACAATGACCCCAACAAGGTCAGGTGCACTGGGCAGATGGAAGCTGGTATACCCACGGCCATCTCAATACACCACTTTCATTGCAATGATTAATGTGGATA containing:
- the LOC101809257 gene encoding tumor necrosis factor receptor superfamily member 23-like — translated: MPGAQANCGQNEYPHGGLCCVLCEAGTFVADHCSVSHWRGKCGSCKEGKSFTAHANGLEGCVPCRQCNEDQITLRPCTVTQDAECQCKHGYSCADEGCEICERISQM